A window from Mya arenaria isolate MELC-2E11 chromosome 9, ASM2691426v1 encodes these proteins:
- the LOC128246587 gene encoding formin-binding protein 4-like, with translation MSRGRRHMIQLDEPASRTFYSNEPTYNQEMEQNDEEDDDAGDMPTPERLVTEDMLPDSYNETRPTFSMNKPAGELDNKVANFLAEIDAMDEPMPEPPPPAPVSQQDVHRSPVRDSRSPVRSKPNAYSNMFVKGTPEFVQTKKGDSEKHGKQMKLEPWPEEPTTDWQQLKDEKTNYPYYWNMHTNAVVWDMPPEFSQYLLRHKEYEEKVERGLREGTLDPKQRPGQQNGDEASKESKQASAVKAESAPQKTEKTEHKSKHRKNGSSSEDSSSDSSDSEGETSRKHKPRSPRQDEKSPKRETEKGGAPEVSSSSSSASSRDSHKHAKSSVSPDSTRPDDKKPVVEASKDADDSMDFDIDDIDKQLEMALEKKRQELMKKEENKEKVKEEKPSKGEDDRHRKHSRHDRDRDSRHERDRRRDRDDREEKKPKLTLKERLRIEMELKMEKERRKKKAIEDLMARELEQTVVSTSRGHKRHSEDRDSRDSRDKSRGHKRYRHEEDRYGDRYRDRDDYDNWDHRGGYSSNRNDDDPRFKPPPPTEEMMAYKEDRKSQVVDYGHGRSRNGDSDEERSRSADAQDNEVKKLEVLQLAELALSKLEFLEVSKKGLSKLQILLIELETRHQDWQAGGLTTIHFLAKLREANWQLEQYEGSAAPLGWKCSWDRDYRRYYYTHKRTGKTQWDYPDADEMKNEDDKAEKLKKEMTSSSSKTEPSSSSQYSFQSPAPPHKLLSAVTAPPPPPPPPAEEHSAVKSLQLMYGSDSEEEETEEQQQPPKEPPAPILPDELPPLPPDNHHHKEKKEKKKKKKKDKSKKKEKTESAIVAGPSGQEFMSVGSMYPITMPALPPSQPPPPGVEPPTPEPTNVVDSSSAIAQVPVYGGSDADHYAMNDLPLKFGSVIESGPQLASDTVSYQQPPPPTDGEPAIGHYTSEAGGIGEPDQGVPDGAPFGHEAPQGVAPATEEKKKKKKEKMGSGSISLKKKHVSSMVQKWQKVKKEVELEEQTRQMREAEIRRKLAELE, from the exons GAAATAGATGCGATGGATGAGCCGATGCCTGAGCCTCCTCCTCCAGCACCAGTCAGTCAACAGGATGTCCATCGATCTCCGGTTAGAGACTCCAGGTCTCCAGTCAGGTCCAAACCAAATGCCTACAG caaTATGTTTGTGAAGGGCACACCTGAATTTGTTCAGACAAAGAAAGGAGATTCAGAAAAGCATGGGAAACAAATGAAGCTGGAGCCTTGGCCTGAAG AGCCAACTACAGATTGGCAGCAGTTGAAGGATGAGAAGACAAACTACCCGTACTATTGGAACATGCATACAAATGCTGTTGTGTGGGACATGCCACCCGAGTTTTCTCAGTACCTGCTCCGACACAAGGAGTATGAGGAAAAGGTGGAGCGTGGGCTGAGAGAGGGCACACTAGATCCAAAACAGCGACCTGGCCAGCAGAATGG TGATGAAGCTTCTAAAGAGAGCAAGCAAGCTTCTGCTGTTAAAGCTGAATCAGCACCACAAAAGACGGAGAAGACAGAGCATAAATCAAAACACCGGAAGAATGGCTCATCCAGTGAGGATAGCAGTAGTGATAGTTCTGACAGCGAAGGTGAAACATCCCGTAAACACAAGCCCCGATCCCCAAGGCAGGATGAGAAATCACCGAAGCGCGAAACAGAGAAAGGCGGGGCTCCAGAAGTGTCGTCTTCATCATCTTCAGCTAGCAGTAGAGACAGTCATAAACATGCAAAG AGTTCAGTGAGTCCGGACTCCACACGGCCAGATGACAAGAAGCCCGTGGTTGAGGCGAGCAAGGATGCCGATGACAGCATGGACTTTGACATCGATGACATTGACAAGCAGCTTGAAATGGCTCTTGAAAAGAAACGG CAAGAACTTATGAAAAAGGAAGAAAACAAAGAGAAGGTTAAGGAAGAGAAACCCAGTAAGGGAGAAGACGACCGGCACCGAAAACATAGTCGACACGATCGGGACAGAGACAGCAGACATGAAAGGGATAGGAGGAGGGATCGTGATGATAGGGAGGAGAAGAAACCTAAACTCACgctgaaag AGCGACTGAGAATTGAGATGGAACTTAAGATGGAGAAGGAGAGACGCAAAAAGAAGGCGATTGAGGATCTTATGGCACGTGAGCTCGAACAAACCGTGGTCTCGACTAGCAGGGGTCATAAAAGACACAGCGAGGATAGGGACAGTAGGGACAGTCGGGATAAATCAAGGGGACACAAGCGTTATCGACATGAGGAGGATCGGTATGGGGACCGGTATCGGGACAGGGATGATTACGACAATTGGGACCACAGGGGAGGCTACTCTTCAAACAG GAATGATGATGACCCAAGGTTCAAGCCCCCACCCCCTACAGAAGAGATGATGGCATACAAAGAGGACAGAAAGTCCCAGGTAGTCGACTACGGTCATGGACGGTCCAGGAATG GTGATTCAGATGAGGAAAGGTCCAGATCTGCAGATGCCCAGGATAATGAAGTGAAAAAA ttagAGGTTCTACAACTTGCAGAGCTGGCACTGAGTAAGCTAGAGTTTCTCGAGGTTTCGAAGAAGGGTCTCTCCAAGCTCCAGATTCTCCTTATTGAACTCGAG ACACGTCACCAGGACTGGCAGGCAGGTGGCCTAACCACGATCCACTTCCTGGCAAAGTTGCGGGAGGCAAACTGGCAACTGGAACAGTACGAAGGCAGTGCTGCTCCCCTGGGATGGAAGTGCTCTTGGGACAG AGATTACAGGCGCTATTACTACACCCACAAGCGGACGGGAAAGACGCAGTGGGATTATCCGGATGCCGATGAAATGAAGAATGAGGATGATAAGGCTGAGAAACTCAAAAAGGAGATGACTTCATCCTCCAGCAAGACAG AGCCATCCTCGAGCAGCCAGTACAGTTTCCAGTCCCCAGCGCCTCCCCATAAGCTACTGAGTGCAGTGACGGCACCACCGCCACCCCCTCCCCCACCTGCTGAGGAACATTCAGCTGTCAAGTCCCTCCAGCTCATGTATGGCAGTGATAGCGAGGAGGAGGAAAcagaagaacaacaacaacc GCCCAAGGAGCCTCCAGCCCCAATATTGCCAGATGAGTTACCTCCCTTGCCCCCTGATAATCACCACCACAAGGAGAAGAaagagaagaagaaaaagaagaaaaaagacaaATCCAAGAAGAAAGAAAAGACTGAATCTG CCATTGTAGCGGGTCCTTCAGGTCAGGAGTTCATGTCAGTTGGTTCTATGTATCCCATAACCATGCCAGCATTACCCCCCTCCCAGCCCCCTCCTCCAGGAGTTGAACCACCCACCCCGGAACCTACAAATGTAGTAGACAGTTCAAGTGCCATAGCACAG GTGCCAGTATATGGTGGTTCAGATGCAGACCATTACGCCATGAATGACCTTCCCCTGAAGTTTGGTTCTGTGATTGAGTCCGGTCCCCAGCTTGCCTCAGACACAGTCAGCTACCAACAGCCTCCACCTCCAACAGATGGGGAACCAGCCATTGGACATTATACAA GTGAAGCAGGAGGTATTGGGGAGCCAGACCAAGGGGTTCCGGATGGGGCTCCTTTCGGGCATGAGGCTCCACAAGGGGTCGCCCCTGCTACAGaggaaaagaagaaaaagaagaaagaaaag ATGGGGTCAGGTAGCATCTCACTGAAGAAGAAGCATGTGTCATCAATGGTTCAGAAGTGGCAGAAAGTTAAAAAAGAGGTTGAGTTGGAGGAACAGACTCGCCAGATGCGGGAAGCAGAAATACGCAGGAAACTCGCAGAGCTGGAATGA